The DNA region TTTATTCTTTTCAAAGAATCAGAAAAGTTTTATAATAGTAAAAAAAAGAATGAACATTCATTCATTTTTAGATGAGATCATTGCTTAAAAGCATCAAGGAGGGGTTTCTAGTGTTAAACCGTGTAAATTATATAGATGAACCGGAGTCGTGGAAAGAGGCGTTTTCATTTTCGCATTCCATTAAGGTCAGATTTTCTGAGACCGATATGTTCGGCCATTTAAACAATACTGTACCATTCACTTATTTTGAAGAAGCAAGAATCGAGTTTTTTAAATTTCTTGGATTCATGCAGGATTGGGTTCATCCTGATAGTGGCGAGATCCCTGTTGTCGCTGATCTGCAATGCGATTTTATCCAGCAGGTATTCTTCGGTCAAACGATCCAAGTTCATGTGAAGCCAGAATCGATCGGAAATTCTTCCATGGATCTTCATTATATGGGGACAAACGAGGATGGCTGCATTTGCTTTGTTGGGAGAGGAACCATCGTGCAAATGTCAAAGAAGACTGGAAAAGGCGCCCCATGGACGGAGGACATGAAAGAAAGGATGGCCAATGCAGGAAAACGGAGCAATTGCTATTCTTTTTAAAAAAGAATAGCCTTTTTTTACATTATCAGCCATTCTAATGTCACTTCAATTATTTAAATCACATATGATAACGTGACGACCAAAATACCCATCCCCGCGGTTAGAAGCTGGCGAAGGCAAGGAGGGTTACAATAGTTGAAGGACAATGATTTCACTCACAAACCGTTGCTCACAAAGAGAGAAAAAGAAGTATTCGAACTGTTAGTACAGGATAAAACAACCAAGGAGATCGCAGGCGAATTGTTTATTAGCGAAAAGACAGTTCGAAACCACATTTCCAACGCCATGCAAAAGCTTGGAGTTAAGGGGCGTTCTCAAGCTGTAGTTGAACTTCTTCGAATGGGAGAGTTAAAGCTATAAGTGATGCCGGCTTCCTTATTTTTAAGGTGGCCGGTTTCCCATTTTTAAGTGTAAATACAATGACTGGGCTGTTTTCGAGAAGATTGTTTTTTTCTTCGCTCTTTTCGTAAAGTTTATTGCTATTGGACAAAGGTTGTGTAAGGTTGATTTCCGCTGCAGGTTGCTCGCTTTCCAAGTGGCGTGCTGTGAGCCTCCTCGCTTCGTGGGGTCTCACCTGTCTAGATCCAGGCCAGAGCTTAGGGGATCGGTCATAAGCCCCTAGTCAAAGCCCTGCAGCTTTTCCAACCTGCGCGCTGATCCCTCAAGAGTCTCACACCTTGCGTTCAAATCAACAATAATTTTCAGGAAAAACTGTTCTAAACAACAATCTTTGAGAAAAGAGTCTTTTTCTTTTATCAGTGAGAATTATTCATAAGGTCATTAATTGGAGTAAGCATATTTTCGAGTAATCAACTTTATTTTTTTTATGGATAATTGCAACCAACTTTAAGAAAGCAGCCATTAATAAAAACTCATTTGAATTATTCTTTCTTGAAATTTCATAGAAAAAAAGGGACAATAATCGTAGAATGACACTAGTACTAGGGAGTTGCATGAAATGATAAACAAAAGCGTCGATAAGGAAAAACTTGACGTCGTTGCCGATATAGAAAAAGATTTAAGATACATATCCGCAATCATAAAACAAAAAGGACGGGAAATCCTCAGCAATTATACGATCACACCCCCTCAGTTCGTTGCGCTGCAATGGCTTTTTGAGGATGGAGATATGACAATTGGCGATCTATCAAACAAAATGTTCTTAGCATGCAGCACTACAACCGATTTGGTTGACCGTATGGAGAAAAATGATCTTGTGATGAGAGTGAAGGACCCTAATGACCGCCGGGTGGTAAGGATCCATCTGCTAAAAGAAGGGGAACGGATCATTGATGAGGTAATCCAAAAGCGTCAGATTTATTTACAGGAATTGCTCCAAAACTTTTCAGCTGATGAAGTATTCAACCTGAAAGACAATTTGATGAAATT from Falsibacillus albus includes:
- a CDS encoding MarR family winged helix-turn-helix transcriptional regulator, which codes for MINKSVDKEKLDVVADIEKDLRYISAIIKQKGREILSNYTITPPQFVALQWLFEDGDMTIGDLSNKMFLACSTTTDLVDRMEKNDLVMRVKDPNDRRVVRIHLLKEGERIIDEVIQKRQIYLQELLQNFSADEVFNLKDNLMKLHQEMKEK
- a CDS encoding acyl-CoA thioesterase codes for the protein MLNRVNYIDEPESWKEAFSFSHSIKVRFSETDMFGHLNNTVPFTYFEEARIEFFKFLGFMQDWVHPDSGEIPVVADLQCDFIQQVFFGQTIQVHVKPESIGNSSMDLHYMGTNEDGCICFVGRGTIVQMSKKTGKGAPWTEDMKERMANAGKRSNCYSF
- a CDS encoding helix-turn-helix domain-containing protein codes for the protein MKDNDFTHKPLLTKREKEVFELLVQDKTTKEIAGELFISEKTVRNHISNAMQKLGVKGRSQAVVELLRMGELKL